In the Purpureocillium takamizusanense chromosome 5, complete sequence genome, one interval contains:
- a CDS encoding uncharacterized protein (EggNog:ENOG503NWE7~COG:D~COG:Z), with translation MPDFKPGQTVQLSDGRKGIVRFAGQTHFQVGEWVGVELEDKTGKNDGSVQGERYFDCPMGYGMFVKPMMVTILAQPPSAKPPAARKPARPSSLNPVSGRTSAAAGDVASTKRRSINAPSPSPGPKMSRPTSAIRSPAKSPTKQLSGPSSSSASRTGTPSNARVSSVGSKPRTSISGQRTSMGPPALPSTRTARQSSISSVTSRASTVTARMSTGRALPGGVRALSQPNAARRPSADSQAGRDSSSADDTTPVSPVRGTAPIIAPQPTSPARGRANALEKMAAATSPGTSATPPPKRPAAPAPASRTPGTTAASREIEDLKAKLRVLERKRIEDRDKLQQLDKVQGERDKFETIIQKLQQKYQPQQQENAELRKQLKEAEARFESVEAMQAEHDSALELAALDREMAEETAEVLKMELETLKQKTEELELEVEILREENTEYSKGMTPEERASTGWLQMERTNERLRDALLRLRDITQEQEEGLRDQIAGLEDELKQFNAVKAENAKTKEKLDKSEAAVDDLRQQLDNALGAEDMIEDLTDRNMSMSEQIEELKAVIDDLENLKEINDELEANHVQNEKEMQEDLDFKDSVIAEQARRAAQQEEAFEDMEYTLSRFRELVTSLQGDLEDMRASQAVTEGESEKLNDRSRAMMDLNMKLQLSAAKAQVKTIDLELRRLEAEEAGKHLEIVRLFLPDTYVEDQDSVLALLRFRRLAFKANLLNGFIRERVSGQPHPGHEDDVFAGCDAVDKLVWVSAMCDRFVNDISHCSMERFSKYQNALHELEPVERALNVWIDGLRRDDLKEKTCADELHRTVALMSHLAEVHISSGLSNFADEVHMRSLVVQSHLESAAVTFNTTKLMVQRVLPAEGQEADNYKLGHDFAKQFDLIITQTRSTKVIAGKAVRALEDLKTRSLSLSPDTREAFEQCESGSLELAALARKIGNSVHKLFTQDEGRNEPFTHEEVQDVIQAAATETGAVMETDSISHYLSKLRAVNSQVTDLAGLATDLEQSQEFDMNPAPWRLRSQELKALKTVPVDAEEELRRLKEEHNEARRTIAQRDEHLSTAVLKIETLESRMRDAQANVDRITNLQKQLEASGEQVTSLKEDIEKQDRELKNLESERDKWKKIASDSRAYADGADAAGMKAGQERAVATAREMDALKRDIESLQSAVRYLREDSRRARTKEQQGYDWLAEPLVKPAGLAEQRKKLLQTEGKDVLGELIKVATSATLFDFSALPKDKLAWRPAKTTPQYHAARQMEDYAALSSWQDAVVKKSAALRKDDGPRRHVGNPAAQLQIRLPRGDGKTMMAGMGIGRDGVQVVGSREWEALQGSRIAAV, from the exons ATGCCCGACTTCAAACCAGGCCAGACGGTCCAGCTCAGCGATGGCCGCAAAGGCATCGTCCGCTTCGCCGGCCAAACCCACTTCCAGGTGGGAGAAtgggtcggcgtcgagctcgaggacaagaCCGGGAAGAACGACGGCAGCGTCCAAGGCGAGCGCTACTTCGACTGTCCCATGGGCTATGGCATGTTCGTTAAGCCCATGATGGTGACCATTCTTGCTCAGCCACCCAGTGCAAAGCCTCCCGCGGCGCGGAAGCCAGCACGTCCGAGCAGCCTCAATCCCGTGTCCGGCAGGACAtcggccgctgccggagaCGTGGCCTCGACAAAGCGCCGGAGCATCAACGCGCCAAGTCCGAGCCCGGGGCCTAAGATGTCTCGTCCGACGAGCGCCATTAGG TCTCCTGCAAAATCTCCCACCAAGCAGCTGAGCGGCCCCTCCAGCTCTTCAGCATCGCGAACGGGCACACCCTCGAACGCTCGCGTTTCGTCCGTCGGAAGTAAGCCACGAACTTCAATAAGCGGACAGCGGACCTCAATGGGCCCACCGGCACTTCCCTCAACTCGAACTGCGCGACAGTCCTCCATATCCTCTGTGACTTCGAGAGCCAGCACCGTGACTGCGCGGATGTCGACCGGCCGAGCGTTGCCGGGAGGTGTACGCGCACTCTCCCAACCCAacgctgctcgccgtccatcTGCCGATTCCCAAGCTGGACGGGATAGCAGctcggccgacgacaccacGCCAGTGTCGCCTGTGAGGGGTACTGCACCTATCATTGCACCACAGCCAACCAGCCCGGCTCGGGGGAGGGCAAATGCGCTCGAGAAGATGGCCGCCGCAACATCACCCGGGACATCTGCTACACCACCTCCGAAGAGGCCGGCtgcaccggcaccggcgtctCGAACCCCAGGCACGACCGCAGCAAGCCGAGAGATAGAGGACTTGAAGGCCAAGCTTCGAGTCCTCGAGCGAAAACGAATCGAAGATCGTGACAAGCTTCAGCAGCTCGACAAGGTTCAGGGGGAACGCGACAAGTTTGAGACCATCATCCAGAAGCTCCAGCAAAAGTatcagccgcagcagcaagagaATGCCGAGCTAAGGAAAcagctcaaggaggccgaggcccgATTTGAATCTGTGGAAGCTATGCAGGCCGAGCATGACTCTGCACTAGAACTCGCCGCTCTGGACCGAGAGATGGCAGAAGAGACGGCCGAAGTCCTGAAAATGGAGCTCGAGACCCTCAAGCAAAAGACTGAGGAGCTTGAGCTGGAAGTCGAGATTCTGCGCGAAGAGAACACCGAGTACAGCAAAGGCATGACGCCCGAGGAACGCGCCAGCACCGGTTGGCTGCAGATGGAACGTACCAACGAACGACTGCGTGACGCCTTATTGAGGCTCCGTGACATAAcccaagaacaagaagaggGACTTCGGGATCAGATCGCTGGACTGGAGGATGAGTTGAAACAGTTCAACGCCGTAAAGGCTGAGAATGCAAAGACCAAAGAAAAGCTGGACAAATCCGAGGCTGCGGTTGATGATCTCCGCCAGCAGCTTGAcaacgccctcggcgccgaagACATGATTGAGGACCTCACGGACCGCAACATGAGCATGTCGGAGCAgatcgaggagctcaaggctGTCATCGACGATCTGGAGAACCTTAAAGAGATCAACGACGAGCTGGAAGCCAACCATGTCCAGAACGAAAAAGAGATGCAAGAAGACCTCGACTTCAAGGACAGCGTCATTGCAGAGCAGGCACGCCGGGCCGCCCAACAAGAAGAGGCTTTCGAGGACATGGAGTACACCCTATCTAGATTCCGCGAGCTCGTCACCAGCTTGCAAGGTGACCTGGAGGACATGCGGGCCTCTCAGGCAGTCACGGAGGGTGAATCAGAGAAGCTCAATGACCGCTCGAGAGCCATGATGGATCTCAACATGAAGCTTCAGCTTTCCGCTGCCAAGGCACAAGTCAAGACGATTGATTTGGAGCTTCGCCGGCTAGAAGCGGAGGAAGCAGGCAAACATCTCGAGATTGTTAGGCTCTTCTTGCCCGACACCTACGTGGAAGACCAAGACTCGGTTCTTGCGCTGTTGCGATTCCGCAGACTTGCGTTCAAGGCCAACCTCCTGAACGGTTTCATCCGGGAGCGTGTCAGCGGCCAGCCCCACCCCGGTCATGAGGATGATGTCTTTGCTGGCTGCGATGCTGTTGACAAGCTGGTATGGGTGTCCGCCATGTGCGACCGCTTCGTCAACGACATAAGCCACTGCTCGATGGAGCGGTTCTCAAAGTACCAGAATGCCCTACACGAGCTCGAGCCCGTGGAGCGGGCGCTGAATGTCTGGATTGACGGACTACGACGAGACGACCTGAAAGAGAAGACTTGCGCAGACGAATTGCACCGCACCGTGGCTCTCATGTCGCATCTCGCCGAGGTTCACATCTCTAGTGGGCTGTCCAACTTTGCTGACGAGGTTCACATGCGGTCGCTGGTTGTTCAAAGTCACCTTGAATCCGCGGCCGTGACATTCAACACCACGAAGCTCATGGTGCAGCGCGTGCTACCGGCAGAGGGTCAGGAGGCCGACAACTACAAGCTTGGCCACGATTTCGCCAAGCAGTTCGACTTGATCATTACGCAGACCAGGAGCACCAAGGTGATTGCCGGCAAAGCGGTGCGAGCCTTGGAGGATCTCAAGACGCGGTCATTGTCGCTTTCGCCAGACACGAGAGAGGCCTTTGAACAATGCGAGAGTGGCAGTCTCGAGCTGGCTGCGCTGGCGCGAAAAATTGGCAACAGCGTCCACAAGCTCTTCACACAGGATGAGGGCCGCAATGAGCCCTTTACGCACGAAGAGGTCCAGGATGTCATTCAAGCCGCTGCCACGGAGACGGGGGCGGTCATGGAGACGGACTCGATATCGCACTACCTGTCCAAGCTCCGCGCGGTCAACAGTCAGGTCACTGacctggccgggctggctACGGATCTGGAGCAGTCACAAGAGTTTGACATGAACCCTGCTCCCTGGCGTCTCCGATCGCAAGAActcaaggcgctcaagaCGGTGCCCGTGGACGCAGAGGAAGAGTTGCGACGACTCAAGGAGGAGCATAACGAGGCCCGCCGCACAATTGCGCAGCGTGATGAGCACCTCAGTACCGCTGTGCTTAAAATTGAGACGCTGGAATCGCGCATGCGAGATGCGCAAGCTAACGTCGATCGCATCACGAATTTgcagaagcagctcgaggcgtcGGGCGAGCAAGTCACGAGTCTGAAGGAAGACATCGAGAAGCAAGACCGGGAGCTCAAGAACCTCGAGTCGGAGCGCGACAAGTGGAAGAAGATTGCGAGCGACAGCCGGGCGtatgccgacggcgcggatgcaGCAGGGATGAAGGCCGGGCAGGAACGTGCAGTTGCAACGGCTCGGGAGATGGACGCCTTGAAGAGGGACATTGAGAGCCTGCAATCTGCCGTGCGGTACCTGCGTGAGGACAGCCGACGTGCTCGCACCAAGGAACAGCAGGGCTACGACTGGCTGGCCGAACCTCTGGTGAAGCCGGCGGGCCTCGCGGAGCAGCGGAAGAAGCTGCTCCAGACCGAAGGCAAAGACGTACTCGGCGAGCTGATCAAGgtggcgacgtcggcgacgctctTTGACTTTTCGGCGCTGCCAAAGGACAAACTCGCGTGGCGACCGgccaagacgacgccgcagtACCACGCCGCAAGGCAGATGGAGGACTACGCCGCGCTGTCTTCGTGGCAAGACGCCGTGGTCAAGAAGTCGGCCGCGCTTCGCAAGGACGACGGTCCGAGACGGCATGTTGGCAACCCGGCGGCACAGTTGCAGATTAGGCtgccgcgcggcgacggcaagacgatgatggccggcATGGGCATCGGAAGAGATGGCGTGCAGGTTGTGGGATCGCGCGAGtgggaggcgctgcagggGAGCAGGATCGCCGCCGTATGA
- a CDS encoding uncharacterized protein (COG:S~EggNog:ENOG503P01Q) has translation MIDGDGLIFREQWTRQGLEGGKKAAKALREAITEQCGDRADDIEIVCKVMTNMGALGRTLARAGGLESSVDIRDFAAGFTSAYASFDFVDVGAAPGAASCKLKDNTRWHLQNQNCKHILLGISHDSSYAPFVSEILEDESTRQCITVLEGVPVPHELASTEVKIMDIGKNLFRCESLGSGMCTAWANGGGGPRTASPATSVASSNMMMTPGSGSGSGSMSYANVTSSGSPPPQITVALAPSKAFSPVTRAKVQYQQVPPQQLDWHPGARGLDEPITVSVAALENIKKRKDHDKLCNNHFLRGPCTKGDSCMFVHNYKPTADEINAIAVLARQNPCTSGQECELEGCIYGHHCPSIKDGVCCHPFCKFAEDAHPPGTKFRNSHIRANS, from the exons ATGATTGATGGCGACGGCTTAATT TTCCGAGAGCAATGGACCCGGCAGGGCTTGGAAGGCGGCAagaaggccgccaaggcgctcCGAGAAGCCATCACCGAGCAGTGCGGCGACCGCGCAGACGACATCGAGATAGTGTGCAAGGTCATGACCAACATGGGGGCGCTCGGCAGGACgctggcccgcgccggcggcctggaaAGCTCCGTCGATATCAGGGACTTTGCCGCCGGCTTCACGAGCGCGTATGCCTCGTTTGATTTTGTCGATgtgggcgccgccccgggcgCCGCGAGCTGCAAGCTGAAAG ATAACACGCGCTGGCACCTGCAAAATCAAAACTGCAAGCACATTTTACTGGGAATATCGCACGACTCGTCCTATGCCCCGTTTGTGAGCGAGAttctcgaggacgagagcaCGCGACAGTGCATCACCGTGCTGGAGGGGGTGCCCGTGCCGCACGAACTGGCGTCGACCGAGGTCAAGATCATGGACATTGGCAAGAACCTCTTTCGCTGCGAGAGCCTCGGCAGCGGTATGTGCACGGCAtgggccaacggcggcggcggccctcggacggcgagcccggcgacgagcgtgGCGTCGAGCaacatgatgatgacgccgggcagcggcagcggcagcggcagcatgTCGTACGCCAACGTCACGTCGAgcggcagcccgccgccgcaaatcACGGTGGCCCTGGCGCCCAGCAAGGCCTTCAGCCCGGTGACGCGGGCCAAGGTGCAGTACCAGcaggtgccgccgcagcagctggacTGGCACccgggggcgcgggggcTGGACGAGCCCATCACGGTgagcgtggcggcgctcgagaacatcaagaagcgcaaggaccACGACAAGCTGTGCAACAACCACTTTTTGCGCGGGCCCTGCACAAAGGGCGACTCGTGCATGTTTGTGCACAACTACAAgcccacggccgacgagatcaacgccatcgccgtgctGGCGCGCCAGAACCCCTGCACCAGCGGCCAGGAGtgcgagctcgagggctgCATCTACGGACACCAC TGTCCGAGCATTAAAGACGGCGTCTGCTGCCACCCGTTTTGCAAGTTTGCCGAGGACGCACACCCGCCCGGCACAAAGTTTAGAAACTCGCATATCCGCGCCAACAGTTAG
- a CDS encoding uncharacterized protein (TransMembrane:1 (o533-553i)~COG:K~EggNog:ENOG503P0EI) — translation MGSQPGGPGAATDGPSGEGDHHPPSERGPPRKRRRIVISCGECHRRKQKCDRELPCSNCRSRNRESACSYDPGAPTARDYEMRKPSPGRHDDRGDRKTDEPLSSMAATWGYGQTGTSTIGFLKKIEMADADYADGPVVVPSWGSKQHSFAIREKYKGLIRQLPARTYVDKLIRLFLHEFNYQYSYVDPGIFFKQLDEWHSIPFNVLSNEGPEALSPDLRAFPAVLFQIIATALLLISEDEPSEFQGLKYAGTMTFEDLASEYSDSGAAIVNLFGKKGLSLTTVQAEFLRASFLKFTANVTESWHTIGVAVRDAQELGMHRDSLDPKPKDDTPEAILENQWLVQRRRKMYMMLVMWDINMCVMLGRPGAVDARHGLPSVPIDVPASTFQSKTALIQRNKDDDPPTPLTRALWLHELVFPLRDILDLEREGPYPRDFSKVDRLHQVIMGLNDRKPAAFRLENPDTRWDNDVDTHWIQPTRLYVAQLHEFSLMALHRPYIFHRKESRIQALRASLDLLELQRQFFESLPPRAWRSFLLFFGSFDAIVVIAAIYILFPHDHPELRESATQKVYWAIERFAAMQERNPLAKSAQGVLRAILAKLTRAVGGQGAASTTTGGSSSQTPGATSLGQSSATSVSPPSKPAVETGRVAAGAGPPVQEVGYDSTAMMAAADWSLPPMDNLAAIAPLFPTSDLIYHDLTGIPQQGMVAVPLAVEGGDDASLGTVVLPWQFEGDFGEDTVWQILNQFQSQEA, via the exons ATGGGCAGTCAGCCAGGCGGTCCGGGCGCCGCAACGGACGGCCCCTCGGGAGAGggcgaccaccacccaccgTCTGAGCGAGGGCCACCAAGGAAGAGAcggcgcatcgtcatctcgTGCGGCGAGTGTCACAGGCGCAAGCAAaag TGCGATCGCGAGCTGCCTTGCTCCAACTGCCGGTCCAGGAACCGGGAGTCGGCCTGCAGCTATGACCCTGGGGCACCCACAGCCCGGGACTATGAGATGCGCAAACCCTCACCGGGCCGCCATGATGACCGAGGCGACCGCAAAACGGACGAGCCGctgtcgtccatggccgccacctGGGGGTATGGCCAGACCGGCACCTCAACAATCGGCTTCCTCAAGAAGATTGAGATGGCCGACGCTGACTACGCCGATGGCCCCGTGGTGGTTCCCTCCTGGGGCTCCAAGCAGCATAGCTTCGCCATCCGGGAAAAGTACAAGGGCCTCATCAGGCAGCTGCCCGCGAGGACATACGTCGACAAGCTCATTCGTCTGTTTCTGCACGAGTTCAATTATCAGTACTCATACGTCGATCCGGGCATCTTCTTCAAGCAACTCGACGAGTGGCACAGCATCCCGTTCAACGTCCTCTCCAACGAGGGACCCGAGGCTCTCTCGCCAGACCTGAGAGCATTTCCGGCCGTGCTGTTTCAAATCATTGCCACGGCCCTGCTTCTGATATCCGAAGACGAGCCGTCGGAATTCCAGGGCCTCAAGTACGCAGGGACCATGACTTTCGAGGACCTGGCGTCAGAGTACAGCGACTCTGGTGCTGCGATTGTCAATCTCTTTGGCAAGAAGGGTCTATCACTCACGACCGTGCAAGCTGAGTTTTTGAGAGCTTCCTTTCTGAAATTTACCGCCAATGTCACAGAGTCG TGGCACACGATCGGAGTTGCGGTCAGGGACGCGCAAGAGCTTGGCATGCATCGCGACAGCCTAGACCCAAAGCCCAAGGATGACACCCCAGAGGCCATTCTAGAAAATCAGTGGCTTGTCCAAAGACGGCGCAAGATGTACATGATGTTGGTCATGTG GGATATCAATATGTGTGTCATGTTAGGCCGACCTGGGGCCGTGGATGCGAGACACGGCTTGCCGTCGGTCCCCATCGACGTACCGGCGTCGACTTTCCAGTCAAAAACGGCGCTGATACAGCGGAATAAGGACGATGACCCACCGACACCCCTAACGAGGGCGCTCTGGCTCCATGAGCTGGTGTTTCCGCTTCGAGACATTCTCGATCTCGAGCGGGAAGGGCCGTACCCGAGAGACTTTAGCAAAGTCGACAGGCTTCACCAGGTTATTATGGGCTTGAACGACAGGAAGCCGGCTGCCTTCCGGTTGGAAAACCCAGACACGAGATGGGACAATGATGTCGACACGCATTGGATTCAACCAACTCGGCTCTATGTGGCGCAGCTACACGAGTTCAGTCTCATGGCGTTGCATCGGCCCTACATTTTTCATCGGAAAGAGAGTCGCATCCAGGCACTTCGTGCCAGCCTGGACTtgctggagctgcagcggcaaTTCTTCGAGAGCCTGCCTCCCAGAGCATGGAGGAG CTTCCTGCTGTTCTTTGGAAGCTTTGACGCGATTGTCGTCATCGCGGCCATTTATATACTATTCCCGCACGACCACCCGGAGCTGCGGGAGAGCGCGACGCAGAAGGTGTACTGGGCGATTGAGCGATTCGCGGCGATGCAAGAGCGCAACCCCTTGGCCAAGTCGGCACAGGGAGTGCTACGAGCGATCCTGGCGAAGCTTAcgagggcggtgggcgggcagggggcggcgtcgacgacgacgggtggCAGCAGCTCACAGACGCCGGGCGCCACAAGCCTCGGACAAAGCAGCGCGACGTCGGTCAGCCCGCCGAGCAAACCGGCAGTGGAAACGGGTCGGGTCGCGGCCGGTGCGGGGCCACCGGTACAGGAGGTAGGGTACGAttcgacggcgatgatggcggcagcCGACTGGTCACTCCCGCCGATGGACAACCTCGCGGCGATTGCGCCCTTGTTTCCCACGTCGGACCTTATCTACCACGACCTCACGGGGATCCCGCAGCAGGGCATGGTggcggtgccgctggcggtggagggcGGGGACGACGCGTCGCTGGGCACGGTCGTGTTGCCGTGGCAGTTCGAAGGCGACTTTGGCGAGGACACGGTATGGCAGATTCTCAACCAGTTTCAGTCGCAGGAGGCGTGA
- the SEC65 gene encoding signal recognition particle subunit (BUSCO:EOG092647CM~COG:U~EggNog:ENOG503NWSJ), with translation MSHPRVEEVSDSDPDAISDPDEGDIDDFVDTDIIRRVVPDDDDQARRSSPSQSQSHQRAAAQSHILDPADLNPLRAGNGGGGGGGGISPDEHAAYMGFQTLYPVYFDATRSRAEGRRVPAHLAVRNPLARDIANACSRLRLQTLLEPEKTHPKDWANPGRVKVGLKHSSSSVAVVKNKHHLYTLVARHLADNPTTESSAGLRLRVGGQLQPPEGKPYPRPAVPRGWKMGDLLPYLSPAMTGGGVSENLFKDMMKEMQGGGDPMAALMASQQAGAAGGSGSGSGLGMLAADEGGAAGGGGKKKKDKKAKGRA, from the coding sequence aTGTCCCACCCCCGCGTGGAAGAAGTCTCCGACAGCGACCCGGACGCCATCTCCGAcccggacgagggcgacatTGACGACTTTGTCGACACGGACATTATCCGGCGCGTCGttcccgacgacgacgaccaggccCGGCGCTCTTCACCGTCGCAGTCACAGTCACATCAacgtgccgccgcgcagTCCCACATcctcgacccggccgacCTCAACCCCCTGCGAGCaggcaatggcggcggcggcggcggcggcggcatctcgcccgacgagcacgccgcgTACATGGGCTTCCAGACGCTGTACCCCGTCTACTTTGACGCGACGCgctcccgcgccgagggccgccgcgtgcccgcccacctgGCCGTGCGCAAccccctcgcgcgcgacatcgccaacgcctgctcccgcctgcgcctgcagACGCTCCTCGAGCCCGAGAAGACGCACCCCAAGGACTGGGCGAACCCGGGCCGCGTCAAGGTCGGCCTCAAGCATTCGTCTTCTTCCGTCGCTGTCGTCAAGAACAAGCACCACCTCTACACCCTCGTCGCCAGGCACCTCGCCGACAACCCCACCACGGAGAGCAGCGccggcctgcgcctgcgcgtcggcggccagctccagccccCCGAGGGGAAGCCCTACCCGCGCCCCGCCGTGCCCCGCGGCTGGAAGATGGGCGACCTGCTGCCCTACCTCAGCCCCGCcatgacgggcggcggcgtctccgAGAACCTCTTCAAGGACATGATGAAGGAgatgcagggcggcggggaccCCATGGCCGCCCTCATGGCGAGCCAGCAGGCCGGtgcagccggcggcagcggcagcggcagcggcctaGGTAtgttggcggcggacgagggcggtgcagccggcggcggcggcaagaagaaaaaggacaAAAAGGCCAAGGGGAGGGCTTGA
- a CDS encoding uncharacterized protein (COG:S~EggNog:ENOG503P01Q), with the protein MAALGQNVVDFVQRFHKLQLQHDTSDTLIRDLLLYCDRIESSLRLQNKKLSEELETCKFNLSDTVNSRRDLLHQLQTQEAQTTWLVEENRSLKDRNAYILVMIDGDGLIFREQWTRQGLEGGKKAAKALREAITEQCGDRADDIEIVCKVMTNMGALGRTLARAGGLESSVDIRDFAAGFTSAYASFDFVDVGAAPGAASCKLKDNTRWHLQNQNCKHILLGISHDSSYAPFVSEILEDESTRQCITVLEGVPVPHELASTEVKIMDIGKNLFRCESLGSGMCTAWANGGGGPRTASPATSVASSNMMMTPGSGSGSGSMSYANVTSSGSPPPQITVALAPSKAFSPVTRAKVQYQQVPPQQLDWHPGARGLDEPITVSVAALENIKKRKDHDKLCNNHFLRGPCTKGDSCMFVHNYKPTADEINAIAVLARQNPCTSGQECELEGCIYGHHCPSIKDGVCCHPFCKFAEDAHPPGTKFRNSHIRANS; encoded by the exons atggccgccctcggACAAAACGTTGTTGACTTTGTGCAACGATTCCATAAGCTGCAATTGCAGCACGATACCAGCGATACTCTTATTCGG GACCTCCTCTTGTACTGCGATCGGATCGAAAGCAGTCTGCGGCTCCAGAACAAGAAGCTCtcggaggagctggagacgTGCAAGTTCAACCTCAGCGACACGGTCAACTCGAGACGGGACCTCTTGCACCAGCTGCAGACGCAGGAGGCGCAGACCACCTGGCTGGTAGAAGAGAACAGGTCCTTGAAG GATCGCAATGCATACATTCTGGTCATGATTGATGGCGACGGCTTAATT TTCCGAGAGCAATGGACCCGGCAGGGCTTGGAAGGCGGCAagaaggccgccaaggcgctcCGAGAAGCCATCACCGAGCAGTGCGGCGACCGCGCAGACGACATCGAGATAGTGTGCAAGGTCATGACCAACATGGGGGCGCTCGGCAGGACgctggcccgcgccggcggcctggaaAGCTCCGTCGATATCAGGGACTTTGCCGCCGGCTTCACGAGCGCGTATGCCTCGTTTGATTTTGTCGATgtgggcgccgccccgggcgCCGCGAGCTGCAAGCTGAAAG ATAACACGCGCTGGCACCTGCAAAATCAAAACTGCAAGCACATTTTACTGGGAATATCGCACGACTCGTCCTATGCCCCGTTTGTGAGCGAGAttctcgaggacgagagcaCGCGACAGTGCATCACCGTGCTGGAGGGGGTGCCCGTGCCGCACGAACTGGCGTCGACCGAGGTCAAGATCATGGACATTGGCAAGAACCTCTTTCGCTGCGAGAGCCTCGGCAGCGGTATGTGCACGGCAtgggccaacggcggcggcggccctcggacggcgagcccggcgacgagcgtgGCGTCGAGCaacatgatgatgacgccgggcagcggcagcggcagcggcagcatgTCGTACGCCAACGTCACGTCGAgcggcagcccgccgccgcaaatcACGGTGGCCCTGGCGCCCAGCAAGGCCTTCAGCCCGGTGACGCGGGCCAAGGTGCAGTACCAGcaggtgccgccgcagcagctggacTGGCACccgggggcgcgggggcTGGACGAGCCCATCACGGTgagcgtggcggcgctcgagaacatcaagaagcgcaaggaccACGACAAGCTGTGCAACAACCACTTTTTGCGCGGGCCCTGCACAAAGGGCGACTCGTGCATGTTTGTGCACAACTACAAgcccacggccgacgagatcaacgccatcgccgtgctGGCGCGCCAGAACCCCTGCACCAGCGGCCAGGAGtgcgagctcgagggctgCATCTACGGACACCAC TGTCCGAGCATTAAAGACGGCGTCTGCTGCCACCCGTTTTGCAAGTTTGCCGAGGACGCACACCCGCCCGGCACAAAGTTTAGAAACTCGCATATCCGCGCCAACAGTTAG